CCTCAACAATATGTACATTTGGATAACCAGCTTGCTCGAAAGTATCGGGAACAAGAGTGATTGATGTACCGTGTAAAGAAGTAAATACGATATTTAAATTTTCTTTGGCAACAGCCGAAGTACCAAAACTCGCATTTTCGATAGTCGATTTAATAAAAGCGGCGTCAACTTCAGTATCTATATATTCTATCAAATCTTCATTTGCAGTAAATTTGATTTGGTTGTAATTTAAATTCTCAATAACATTGATGATTCCCTCATCTTCCGGTGGGACAATTTGGCCACCATCTTCCCAATACACTTTGTATCCATTGTATTCAGGTGGATTGTGAGAAGCAGTAAGGACAATTCCGCATTGACAGCCTAAATGTTTAAGTGCAAATGACAACTCTGGTGTTGGTCTTAAACTTGAAAACAAATAAACATGAATACCATTTGCCGAGAAAACATCAGCAACCACCTTCGCAAGTGTATCACTATTGTGACGACAGTCATAGGCAATAACCGCTTTTATAGGTTGGTTAGGAAATGAAGTATGTAAATAATCCGACAGTCCTTGAGTGCTTTTTCCAAGTGTATATTTATTGATACGGTTATTTCCTACGCCCATAACACCGCGCATTCCGCCGGTTCCAAATTCAAGACTTTTATAAAAACTCTCTTCTAGTTCCTTAGGTGATGTCGCCATCATTTCTTTAATAGCTTCTTGAGTCGTGTTGTCAAATGTTGGCGTTAACCATTCATTCACAGCATCTAGAATGTTTTGTTTAATATCCATATTTTAGTTTTTAGTTTAAGATTTTAAAAGTAATCCAGTTTTTTGTTAGAAGCTACATCCTGCTATTCGTTTCAATCTTTATGTTTTTAAAGGAAAAACATAAAGGATTTTCACTGCTATCAGGGCTAGGTCCTATTGAAAATTAACTTGACTAGATATTTTATAACGTCCCTCGTTGCTTTTTGTACGCAAAATAATTTCGCCCAGAAAACCAGCCAAAAACAGCTGAGTTCCCAAAACCATTGTTGTTAAAGCAATAAAAAACCATGGATTATCAGTCACTAAACTATAACGCATGTTATTGTACATATGGTATAGTTTTGATATTCCAATATAACCAGCAAGCATGAAACCAATGATGAACATCAATGAACCCATCGCTCCAAATAAATGCATTGGTCTTTTCCCAAATCGAGATAGAAACCAAATAGTAATTAAATCTAGGAAACCATTAATAAAACGCTCCATTCCAAATTTAGTCTCACCATATTTTCTAGCTTGGTGTTGCACCACTTTTTCGCCAATTTTTCCAAAACCAGCATTCTTTGCCAGAACGGGAATATAGCGGTGCATTTCACCCGAAACTTCAATGTTTTTTACTACAATGTTTTTGTATGCTTTCAATCCACAATTGAAATCATTCAATTCCACACCCGAAGTTTTTCTAGCGGCCCAATTGAATAATTTAGATGGAAGATTTTTTGCAACGACTGAATCGTAGCGTTTCTTTTTCCAACCGGAAACCAAATCAAAATTTTGACTAGTTATCATATTATATAGACCTGGAATTTCTTCTGGACTATCTTGTAAATCGGCATCCATCGTAATGATAACATCTCCTTGAGCTTTAGCAAACCCAGCATGTAAAGCCTGTGATTTACCAAAATTTCTCATGAAACGAATTCCTTTTACATTAGAGTTTTCGGTAGCAAATTGCTCTATAATTGACCAAGAGTTATCTGTACTTCCATCATCTAGAAAAATAATTTCATAAGTATAATTGTTTGCCTGCATCACTTTTATGATCCAAGTGTACAATTCAGTAAGCGATTCCTCTTCGTTGAGAAGGGGTATGAGTATGGATAAATTCATTTATGTTATTCTTGTGATGTCGATTTTGATTTAAAAAAGGCGGCCATAATTAAACCAAAGATGGTAATGAAAACTATATTTGTAAGTGATCCTTTTAATAATCCTACTATAGAGAACTGATCGTTTTCTTGCAAGTTCTTTATTGCCTCATTCACTGTAGATGCTGGAGCATTAAATTTAGCCATAGTTTTTACCATATATTTAATGGTCAATTCTTTTATAGCATCTTTAGCCGACGGATCTATAAAGTTAAACAAGATGATATTGAAAGTTAATGAAATTAAGATACCTATTAAAGCTGAAATAAAATAAGTTGTAAAGGCGTCTTTAAAGGTAAGTATACCGTTTAGGTCTTTTTTTGTTTTCGAAAGTAAAACTATCGCAATAACAAGATAAAAAGCCATGCTTAATAAACCTACCCACCAAGAAGTAAATAATTCTAAATCAATAGTGTATATTAAGGTTGTGATTAATGCTGAACCAATACCTGTTATTACTCCAAAAGTGACCCCGTTTTTTTTAATGGTTTCATTAATCATT
The Flavobacterium sp. WC2421 genome window above contains:
- a CDS encoding glycosyltransferase family 2 protein; the encoded protein is MNLSILIPLLNEEESLTELYTWIIKVMQANNYTYEIIFLDDGSTDNSWSIIEQFATENSNVKGIRFMRNFGKSQALHAGFAKAQGDVIITMDADLQDSPEEIPGLYNMITSQNFDLVSGWKKKRYDSVVAKNLPSKLFNWAARKTSGVELNDFNCGLKAYKNIVVKNIEVSGEMHRYIPVLAKNAGFGKIGEKVVQHQARKYGETKFGMERFINGFLDLITIWFLSRFGKRPMHLFGAMGSLMFIIGFMLAGYIGISKLYHMYNNMRYSLVTDNPWFFIALTTMVLGTQLFLAGFLGEIILRTKSNEGRYKISSQVNFQ
- a CDS encoding DUF4199 domain-containing protein, which produces MINETIKKNGVTFGVITGIGSALITTLIYTIDLELFTSWWVGLLSMAFYLVIAIVLLSKTKKDLNGILTFKDAFTTYFISALIGILISLTFNIILFNFIDPSAKDAIKELTIKYMVKTMAKFNAPASTVNEAIKNLQENDQFSIVGLLKGSLTNIVFITIFGLIMAAFFKSKSTSQE